One stretch of Oryzias latipes chromosome 7, ASM223467v1 DNA includes these proteins:
- the fam43b gene encoding protein FAM43B, which produces MLPWRRNKFVLAEDGAKSKPKSLGTGLTYHSILTSLLRSCPDLLPDCPFDWVGSIFHSKRQKVELNKEEPVYNVRYLGSIVTIMAKGEGCTQEAVAKIWARSNYGEQSVKMRLTVGSQGIRMITSKSGDKKPVHLYSLNRITCCATDPYRPKILAWIYRHQVKNMAVVLRCHAVLFSKSEKAQAIARSLYQNATSAFSEFKRLKRQSDFRHRQQQLLGEEVVPLMPLRRLLNGQCHYRPQMDHPGSTTRLCSITEEEEEEVEEDHKEPEKDVQGQRQTQKVLTTKTDPTQLLSELDIVDIARLEQCQINFVSDSNNNTFSFVTSLV; this is translated from the coding sequence ATGCTACCTTGGAGAAGGAATAAGTTTGTTCTTGCTGAGGATGGGGCCAAGAGTAAGCCCAAGAGTCTGGGGACGGGGCTGACCTACCACTCCATCCTCACCTCGCTCCTGCGCTCCTGTCCTGACCTGCTCCCTGACTGTCCCTTCGACTGGGTAGGCAGCATCTTCCACAGCAAACGGCAGAAGGTGGAGCTGAACAAGGAGGAGCCAGTTTACAACGTGCGATACCTTGGGAGCATTGTCACCATCATGGCAAAGGGAGAAGGGTGCACCCAGGAGGCGGTGGCCAAGATCTGGGCGAGGAGCAACTATGGCGAGCAGAGCGTCAAGATGAGGTTGACTGTGGGATCGCAAGGAATCCGAATGATCACCAGCAAATCAGGGGACAAGAAGCCCGTCCACCTATACTCTCTGAACCGAATCACGTGCTGTGCAACGGACCCATACCGCCCCAAAATCCTGGCTTGGATCTACAGACACCAGGTCAAGAACATGGCGGTGGTACTCCGGTGTCACGCAGTCCTGTTTAGCAAGTCGGAGAAGGCCCAAGCCATCGCCCGCAGCCTCTACCAAAACGCCACCTCCGCCTTCAGCGAGTTTAAGCGGCTGAAGCGCCAGAGTGACTTCCGGCATCGCCAGCAGCAGCTGCTAGGTGAGGAGGTGGTGCCCCTGATGCCCCTGAGAAGGCTACTGAATGGCCAGTGCCACTACAGACCGCAAATGGATCACCCAGGGAGCACCACCCGCCTCTGCTCCAtcacagaggaagaggaagaagaggtggAGGAAGACCACAAAGAGCCAGAGAAAGACGTACAGGGACAGCGGCAAACACAAAAAGTTCTTACGACAAAAACGGACCCAACTCAGTTATTGTCAGAGCTGGACATTGTGGACATCGCCCGACTTGAGCAATGCCAGATCAACTTTGTCAGtgacagcaacaacaacacCTTTTCATTTGTTACCTCTCTGGTGTGA